In a single window of the Candidatus Omnitrophota bacterium genome:
- a CDS encoding prepilin-type N-terminal cleavage/methylation domain-containing protein, producing MKNNGKKAFTFIELIIAVTIFSIIAVSIYSTFRAGIRVWLRANPVIEESQANRVFFETVARDLKRAFIYTYPDGAVKFDASADRVSFMTMVDVASAGALPHEEYARVTYSLNPEEMTIERAVAGRGEGFDELYARRTVLLNGIRKEEFGFAYCYKGPSADQPYEWKAAWEDSNKVPRGVKITAGDSVKTVFIPMGELGGAT from the coding sequence ATGAAGAATAACGGGAAGAAGGCCTTCACGTTCATAGAGCTCATAATAGCCGTTACGATATTCTCTATAATCGCGGTGAGCATATATTCCACTTTCAGGGCGGGGATCAGGGTGTGGCTGAGGGCAAACCCGGTTATAGAGGAGAGTCAGGCGAACCGGGTCTTCTTCGAGACGGTAGCGAGAGACCTGAAACGGGCATTCATATATACGTATCCGGACGGCGCCGTGAAGTTCGACGCCTCCGCCGACAGAGTATCCTTTATGACCATGGTTGATGTCGCAAGCGCGGGCGCGCTCCCTCATGAAGAGTACGCGAGGGTCACCTACTCGCTCAACCCCGAAGAGATGACGATAGAGAGGGCCGTTGCCGGGAGGGGGGAGGGGTTTGACGAGCTCTATGCCAGGCGTACCGTATTGCTGAACGGCATCCGGAAAGAAGAGTTCGGGTTCGCCTACTGCTACAAAGGCCCTTCGGCCGACCAGCCCTATGAATGGAAAGCGGCATGGGAGGACTCAAATAAGGTCCCGCGCGGAGTGAAGATAACGGCCGGGGATTCCGTGAAGACCGTCTTCATACCGATGGGGGAGCTGGGCGGCGCAACATGA
- a CDS encoding AAA family ATPase: MSYYEALGLKKEPFSTSPDPAFFYRSAAHTTALQRLEIMIRLKRGLSLILGDVGTGKTTMSRALLQGFAQDDGYVFHIVLDPSYKSEFQFLSSLVRMFGIRPDSRSTLDYREEIEKYLFKKGVDENKTVVLLIDEGQKLSTPFLEMLRTLLNYETNEYKLLQLVIVSQMELLPRIKKIRNFYDRIGLKYIINPLDQKEVKEVIRFRLQEAGLEPSRELFTDGAADKVFEYSQGYPRKISIICHNALEELVMSGKTVADEAVVEDAIKRDTV; the protein is encoded by the coding sequence GTGAGTTACTACGAAGCGTTGGGACTCAAAAAAGAACCTTTCTCCACAAGCCCGGACCCCGCCTTCTTTTACCGTTCCGCCGCCCATACGACGGCGCTGCAACGGCTCGAGATAATGATACGGCTGAAGAGGGGCCTCAGCCTCATATTGGGCGACGTCGGGACCGGGAAGACGACGATGTCGCGCGCGCTGCTCCAGGGCTTTGCCCAGGACGACGGTTATGTCTTTCACATAGTCCTCGACCCGTCCTATAAGTCCGAATTCCAGTTCCTCTCCAGCCTTGTGAGGATGTTCGGTATAAGGCCCGATTCCCGTTCCACCCTGGATTACAGGGAAGAGATAGAGAAGTATCTTTTTAAAAAGGGGGTGGACGAAAATAAGACGGTAGTGTTACTGATAGACGAGGGGCAGAAGTTGTCGACGCCGTTCCTGGAGATGCTGCGCACGCTCCTCAACTATGAGACGAACGAATATAAGCTCCTGCAGCTCGTCATCGTTTCGCAGATGGAACTCCTCCCGCGCATAAAGAAGATAAGGAATTTTTACGACCGCATAGGCCTCAAATATATCATAAACCCCCTTGACCAGAAAGAGGTGAAAGAGGTCATACGCTTCCGGCTTCAGGAGGCGGGCCTCGAGCCGTCGAGAGAGCTATTTACCGACGGGGCCGCGGATAAGGTGTTCGAGTATTCGCAGGGGTACCCCAGGAAGATATCTATAATATGCCACAACGCGCTGGAAGAACTTGTGATGAGCGGGAAGACGGTCGCTGATGAGGCGGTGGTCGAGGATGCCATAAAGAGGGATACCGTTTAG
- a CDS encoding TonB family protein — MKKIRSTVSILVIFAFTIGLFATSDAQDNAAAPSGDPGKISLDLKGMDVVEVIKMLSAKGDLNVVVGSNVKGRVTIFLKSVGIMDAFDIILVANDLAYDRRGDIIYVMSQKDYEAMYGERYADKKEVRVFQLKYAKAVEVAKAANQLKTKIGKAVVDEGSNTLVVIDSPVSVSQISDMIAKVDMPTATRIFELKYAKAADLKAKVAESLTKGVGTMQIDERTNKIAVTDLEKKMSELETMITAFDDKLPQVLIEAKIVQITLDDKFKLGVDWESVLKKLSKEVSIKSTFELATQNTFTPGAQVLVGALNSGSDYAMMVQALKTVGDTNLLSSPRITALNNQEAKILVGTSQPYATNTVTQGTATTTTGTSLSFLDVGVKLYVTPTVNKDDFVTMKIKPEVSSTSSSYTYGSPSTTVPIVETTQAETSVTVKDGTTIIIAGLIKDQRTSQVDKVPILGDIPYIGEAFKKTVKEVVKQELVVFLTPHIISGGNDYLEQPLSPPVGEKRFTVPEKPTFDRRNEVALRPGYFEQRKEVLEDEADKAARRQRNEGSILVSTEDEYSYFVKTKIVENVRSAKRKKRSMKGTVKVAFMLSPAGDMVSGPEVVKSSNHALDRVSLNSVKNAAPFPAFPASMGPEDKRFVIDISFE; from the coding sequence ATGAAAAAGATACGATCGACGGTCAGCATTTTAGTCATCTTCGCTTTCACCATAGGCCTTTTTGCGACCTCGGACGCGCAGGATAATGCAGCGGCCCCGTCGGGCGACCCGGGCAAGATATCCCTTGACCTTAAGGGGATGGACGTCGTCGAGGTCATAAAGATGCTGTCGGCCAAAGGGGACCTCAACGTCGTCGTCGGGAGCAACGTGAAGGGGCGCGTGACCATATTTTTAAAGAGCGTCGGCATAATGGACGCCTTCGATATCATACTGGTGGCGAACGACCTCGCGTACGACAGGCGCGGCGATATCATCTACGTAATGTCGCAGAAGGATTACGAGGCGATGTACGGCGAACGCTACGCGGACAAGAAAGAGGTCAGGGTATTCCAGCTCAAGTACGCCAAGGCGGTCGAGGTGGCGAAGGCCGCGAACCAGCTGAAGACGAAGATCGGCAAGGCGGTGGTCGACGAAGGGTCGAATACGCTCGTCGTGATAGACAGCCCCGTCTCCGTCTCCCAGATAAGCGACATGATAGCCAAGGTGGATATGCCTACGGCCACGAGGATATTCGAGCTTAAATACGCGAAAGCGGCCGACCTGAAGGCCAAGGTCGCCGAGAGCCTGACGAAAGGCGTGGGCACCATGCAGATAGACGAGAGGACCAACAAGATCGCCGTGACGGACCTCGAGAAGAAGATGTCGGAGCTCGAGACGATGATCACGGCGTTCGACGATAAGCTCCCGCAGGTCCTCATAGAGGCGAAGATCGTCCAGATCACCCTTGACGACAAATTCAAACTGGGCGTCGACTGGGAGAGCGTGCTGAAGAAGCTGTCGAAAGAGGTCAGCATAAAGAGCACGTTCGAGCTTGCCACCCAGAATACGTTCACGCCCGGGGCGCAGGTCCTCGTAGGCGCGCTCAATTCGGGCAGCGATTACGCCATGATGGTCCAGGCGCTGAAGACGGTGGGGGACACCAACCTCCTCTCGAGCCCGCGTATCACCGCCCTGAACAACCAGGAGGCCAAGATACTGGTCGGGACATCGCAGCCGTATGCCACCAACACCGTCACCCAGGGGACGGCCACTACCACTACCGGAACTTCGCTCAGCTTCCTAGACGTCGGGGTAAAGCTCTACGTGACCCCGACGGTCAATAAGGACGACTTCGTGACGATGAAGATAAAGCCGGAGGTGAGCTCCACCTCCAGCAGCTATACTTACGGCAGCCCGTCTACGACGGTGCCTATCGTGGAGACGACGCAGGCGGAGACGAGCGTCACGGTCAAGGACGGGACGACTATCATCATAGCCGGCCTCATAAAAGACCAGCGCACGAGCCAGGTCGACAAGGTGCCGATACTCGGGGATATCCCTTATATCGGAGAGGCGTTCAAGAAGACCGTCAAAGAAGTGGTGAAGCAGGAGCTGGTAGTATTCTTAACCCCTCATATCATAAGCGGCGGGAACGATTACCTGGAGCAGCCCCTGAGCCCTCCCGTGGGCGAGAAGAGGTTCACCGTGCCGGAGAAACCTACATTCGACAGGCGCAATGAGGTCGCCCTGAGGCCGGGATATTTTGAACAGAGGAAAGAGGTCCTAGAGGACGAAGCGGATAAGGCGGCCAGGCGGCAGAGGAACGAGGGTTCCATCCTGGTCTCGACCGAAGACGAGTATAGCTACTTTGTGAAGACGAAGATAGTCGAGAATGTGAGGTCTGCCAAGCGTAAGAAACGTTCTATGAAAGGCACGGTGAAGGTCGCCTTCATGCTCTCTCCCGCCGGAGATATGGTCTCGGGCCCCGAGGTAGTGAAGTCGTCGAACCATGCCCTGGACAGGGTATCTTTAAACTCGGTAAAGAACGCGGCACCGTTCCCGGCCTTCCCGGCATCTATGGGGCCGGAAGATAAGAGATTCGTCATCGATATATCATTCGAGTGA
- a CDS encoding right-handed parallel beta-helix repeat-containing protein yields the protein MRNRKGLALSVLSVFVSLTVVFAAGTASATDIDDGKTLLLSDKNFVGAHNAFETALAANPTGQVENFWHAVTVISGNEALKAKLRELDLLDEADMPLFFDAEGEFNYNMYEIENIIIDNDSELFSCDDSWTLSPETDSLNTYDTNCRVHASGSNTDTATWYINVPVEGEYEVFVWIPPAEGGTESAHYTVNHGLGSTEVYKNQKSYGQGAGWRSLGLYRFNFDESHSVVLSGDSSTGDVVADGLKLVYEGRVTDDSSEPDFYTSGDGWQEVSEVQHANRGNYHRAIAGEGVSATWMFNVPDAGEEYAIYVYMPHMEGEWENAGTVQYTVNGYDTVDVKYEGNDNHWYCIGIFQFESSAENSITLSSNETGNMICADAIEVSMCRPYPDLGEGQYIASGETGTTGILAEINTALGNLSVVTGAFSDTVTPLHCPALSEDLVLDYGDAKALESGLYFLRSNIKINAAYDMGDADIRQLTMGDGEFDIVLSILNDNEGLFKLRTDEGIDTAALLGDAKTALVNAIDSYMAASAAIRARTDGSNHLFRFYEPEDPEEEKEEILDVEEMVRDQMAGVKNNLVDHAANPFFTIPSLSEFFGEDAGTGIDIDVDLYEFFTNPKDLRDYLDAFIDNSDLIPDDFEYPTLDGILPGFRPADWNFLFGNGPEGRSPKVVWRGETPSVYLECTYADDPHKANITRFEIYRSTGNESLKSPANLITTIYYPSGDTACYTDNTLDPANNIYYYQLYTYYDLGDGRTAETYTSVGEAIISIYVDCNSVSATEDGTKANPFRNLGDAIKEETGDGTKVFIARGTYHESAMSIGMWNKDGLILEGGYEPTGWTRDIEANETIIDAEGRDDWSIIGLSNVSDVVIDGLTLKNGTAKEGTSGVSLWYSSSIIIRDCRIINCGQGVQVSNGTSVMIEGCYLEGRKADSTGYQGVSIYGPGISVEVIDSTITSFRYEGISAWNTDSSVLVAGCTIFQNGGNGIYGAAQFTIIGSRIAQNTTNGIYLNQNPYAQIMNNIIEDNEATGVYCENMQGLSIVNNTILNNNEGGGIYYTNVAGSEIKNNILVGNNGGWGNSGIYWGGSGAKGTISNNDSYGHTTADYRNCEPLPESNISQDPLFFDAAGGDYHLSQTSAGQVSDSPCLNTGSTSAEYIGLSGLTTRTDHVLDADTVDMGYHYQSPGYSGAKSDVVIAFGSEYGIWVRHNTPYFSFWSNLHILDPYSMTTGDIDGDSKDEVIIDFGSEYGVWACHEEGGWDPISDTSPELMVTGDVNGNGMDDVIIDFGSDCGIWVRYDDGRWSQVSDVSALNLCTGDIDNDAKDEMIIDFGADYGVWARHDDGVWNLISAVNAEWLTAGDFDGDSKDEVIIDFGSDYGIWAYHDDGSWDQINSVSPDSMATGDVNGNGKDDIIIDFGPVYGIWTWYDNGGWELMSPVDPESMVTADVDGNGRCDVVIDFGSDYGVWVHHDDGSWGFISNVTPEVMVTGKVL from the coding sequence ATGCGTAATAGGAAAGGTCTTGCTTTATCGGTATTATCGGTCTTTGTATCTTTAACGGTCGTCTTCGCCGCAGGCACCGCGTCCGCCACGGACATAGATGACGGGAAGACGCTCCTTTTGAGCGACAAGAACTTCGTAGGCGCGCACAACGCGTTCGAAACCGCGCTAGCCGCGAACCCTACGGGCCAGGTCGAGAACTTTTGGCACGCGGTGACGGTCATCTCCGGTAACGAAGCCCTTAAGGCAAAATTACGGGAACTCGACCTCCTGGACGAGGCCGATATGCCGCTATTTTTCGATGCCGAAGGCGAGTTCAATTACAATATGTACGAGATCGAGAATATCATCATCGATAATGACAGCGAGCTCTTCTCGTGCGACGACTCGTGGACCCTCTCACCGGAGACGGACTCCCTCAACACCTATGATACCAATTGCCGGGTACATGCTTCGGGCTCCAATACTGACACAGCCACGTGGTATATAAACGTGCCGGTGGAAGGCGAATATGAGGTATTTGTATGGATACCGCCTGCAGAGGGGGGCACAGAGAGCGCGCACTATACGGTGAATCACGGCCTGGGTAGCACCGAGGTCTACAAGAACCAGAAGAGTTACGGCCAGGGCGCCGGTTGGCGCAGTCTGGGTTTATACAGGTTCAACTTCGATGAGTCCCACAGCGTGGTATTGTCCGGCGATTCATCGACAGGCGATGTCGTCGCGGATGGCCTGAAGCTCGTTTATGAAGGGAGGGTCACCGATGACTCCAGTGAGCCAGATTTTTACACTTCCGGCGACGGGTGGCAGGAGGTGAGCGAGGTCCAGCATGCGAACAGGGGTAATTACCACCGGGCCATCGCGGGCGAAGGCGTAAGCGCGACGTGGATGTTCAACGTCCCGGACGCCGGGGAAGAGTATGCCATATACGTATATATGCCGCATATGGAGGGCGAGTGGGAAAACGCCGGGACGGTCCAATATACGGTGAACGGGTATGATACGGTAGACGTGAAATACGAAGGGAACGATAACCACTGGTATTGCATAGGCATATTCCAGTTCGAGTCGTCCGCAGAGAATTCGATCACGCTCTCCAGCAATGAGACGGGCAATATGATATGCGCGGACGCCATAGAGGTAAGCATGTGCCGCCCGTATCCGGACCTGGGTGAGGGGCAGTATATCGCGAGCGGGGAGACCGGTACTACAGGCATCCTCGCCGAGATAAATACGGCCCTCGGCAATCTATCCGTCGTAACAGGCGCTTTTTCCGATACGGTCACTCCGCTCCATTGCCCCGCTCTCTCCGAAGACCTTGTGCTCGATTACGGGGATGCAAAGGCGCTCGAATCGGGCCTCTATTTCCTGAGATCGAACATCAAGATCAACGCGGCGTATGATATGGGCGACGCCGATATCAGGCAGCTTACTATGGGCGACGGCGAATTCGACATAGTCCTTTCGATACTTAACGATAATGAGGGCCTCTTCAAGCTGCGTACCGACGAAGGGATCGATACGGCGGCGCTTCTCGGAGACGCGAAGACCGCCCTGGTCAATGCGATCGATTCGTACATGGCGGCATCCGCGGCCATAAGGGCGAGGACAGACGGATCGAACCACCTCTTCAGGTTCTATGAACCGGAAGACCCCGAAGAGGAAAAGGAAGAGATCCTGGACGTAGAGGAGATGGTGCGGGATCAGATGGCAGGGGTCAAGAATAACCTCGTTGACCATGCGGCCAACCCGTTCTTTACCATACCCTCCCTTTCCGAATTTTTCGGCGAAGATGCCGGTACGGGGATAGATATAGACGTCGACCTCTATGAGTTTTTCACCAATCCCAAGGACCTCCGGGACTATCTCGATGCCTTTATAGACAACAGCGATCTCATACCGGATGATTTTGAATATCCTACGCTGGACGGCATACTGCCAGGGTTCAGGCCGGCCGACTGGAACTTCCTCTTCGGCAACGGCCCTGAAGGCAGGTCGCCGAAAGTCGTCTGGAGAGGCGAGACGCCTTCGGTATATCTCGAGTGCACCTATGCCGATGACCCCCATAAGGCAAATATCACGAGGTTCGAGATATACAGGTCGACCGGCAATGAATCGCTCAAGAGCCCGGCCAATCTCATAACCACGATATACTATCCGTCAGGGGACACGGCATGTTATACGGATAACACGCTAGACCCCGCCAACAATATATACTATTACCAGCTCTACACATACTATGATCTCGGCGACGGCCGTACGGCAGAGACGTACACCAGCGTCGGCGAGGCGATCATCAGCATCTACGTAGATTGTAACAGCGTTTCCGCCACTGAAGACGGGACGAAGGCGAACCCGTTCAGGAACCTCGGAGACGCCATAAAAGAAGAGACGGGCGACGGGACGAAGGTCTTCATCGCGCGCGGCACATATCACGAATCGGCTATGAGCATCGGCATGTGGAACAAGGACGGCCTCATCCTCGAAGGCGGGTACGAGCCGACGGGATGGACCAGGGATATAGAGGCGAACGAGACGATAATCGATGCCGAGGGACGCGACGACTGGTCTATCATCGGGCTTTCCAACGTGTCCGATGTGGTCATAGACGGCCTGACACTGAAGAACGGCACGGCTAAAGAAGGGACATCCGGCGTCAGCCTGTGGTATTCCTCCTCGATAATAATAAGGGACTGCAGGATCATAAACTGCGGCCAGGGCGTTCAGGTGAGCAACGGCACGTCTGTCATGATCGAAGGTTGTTATCTGGAAGGCCGCAAGGCCGACTCGACCGGTTACCAGGGCGTCAGCATATACGGACCCGGCATATCCGTCGAAGTGATAGATTCCACGATCACAAGTTTCAGATACGAGGGTATCTCCGCATGGAATACCGATTCGTCCGTACTGGTAGCGGGGTGTACGATATTCCAGAACGGCGGGAACGGTATATACGGGGCCGCGCAGTTCACCATAATAGGGTCACGCATCGCTCAGAACACCACCAACGGCATCTACCTGAACCAGAATCCGTACGCGCAGATCATGAATAACATCATAGAGGATAATGAGGCCACCGGTGTCTATTGCGAGAATATGCAGGGGCTCTCCATAGTGAACAACACCATCCTCAACAACAACGAAGGAGGCGGCATATATTACACAAATGTCGCGGGGAGCGAGATAAAGAATAACATCCTCGTCGGCAATAACGGCGGATGGGGCAATAGCGGCATATATTGGGGCGGCAGCGGCGCCAAAGGGACGATATCCAATAATGACTCCTACGGCCACACCACCGCTGACTACAGGAATTGCGAGCCATTGCCGGAGAGCAATATCTCCCAGGACCCGCTCTTCTTCGATGCCGCGGGCGGCGATTATCACCTCAGCCAGACCTCTGCAGGGCAGGTCTCCGACAGCCCGTGTTTAAATACCGGGAGCACCTCGGCGGAATATATCGGCCTGTCGGGCCTCACTACGCGCACAGACCATGTACTCGACGCGGATACGGTCGATATGGGATACCATTACCAGTCTCCGGGCTATTCCGGGGCGAAGAGCGATGTCGTGATCGCCTTCGGTTCCGAGTACGGCATATGGGTGAGGCATAATACGCCCTACTTCTCCTTCTGGTCCAATCTGCACATACTGGACCCGTATTCGATGACCACCGGCGATATTGACGGTGATTCGAAAGATGAGGTCATAATCGACTTCGGCTCCGAATACGGCGTATGGGCATGCCATGAAGAGGGTGGCTGGGACCCGATAAGCGATACAAGCCCCGAACTGATGGTCACCGGCGACGTGAACGGTAACGGGATGGATGACGTCATCATCGACTTCGGCTCCGATTGCGGGATATGGGTGCGATATGACGACGGCAGGTGGAGCCAGGTAAGCGATGTGAGCGCCCTGAATCTCTGCACGGGTGATATAGATAACGATGCAAAGGACGAGATGATCATCGACTTCGGCGCCGATTACGGTGTATGGGCGAGGCATGACGACGGCGTCTGGAATTTAATAAGCGCCGTAAATGCGGAATGGCTGACCGCCGGCGATTTTGACGGTGACTCGAAGGATGAGGTCATCATCGACTTCGGCTCCGATTACGGCATATGGGCATACCATGATGACGGCAGCTGGGACCAGATAAACAGCGTGAGCCCCGACTCGATGGCCACGGGAGATGTGAACGGTAACGGCAAGGACGACATCATCATCGACTTCGGCCCGGTATACGGTATATGGACCTGGTATGATAACGGGGGCTGGGAGCTGATGAGCCCGGTCGATCCGGAATCTATGGTCACCGCCGATGTCGACGGGAATGGCAGGTGTGACGTCGTCATCGACTTCGGCTCCGATTACGGTGTATGGGTCCACCATGATGACGGCAGCTGGGGTTTTATCAGTAATGTGACGCCGGAAGTTATGGTAACCGGAAAGGTCTTATAA
- a CDS encoding MerR family transcriptional regulator, with the protein MPEKEIYLIKDLSRLSGLSVFTIKYYLNLGLIKEIGRSRETNFRYFDQSTLDGLKKIIELKKRGISLGKIADLMGEEARP; encoded by the coding sequence ATGCCTGAAAAAGAGATCTATCTCATAAAAGATCTTTCCCGCCTGTCAGGCCTTTCCGTCTTCACCATAAAGTATTACCTGAACCTCGGCCTCATAAAAGAGATAGGGAGGAGCCGGGAGACGAACTTCAGATATTTCGACCAGTCCACACTGGACGGGTTGAAGAAGATAATAGAGCTCAAGAAGAGGGGCATATCGCTGGGGAAGATCGCGGACCTTATGGGTGAGGAGGCAAGGCCGTGA
- the pilM gene encoding pilus assembly protein PilM — protein MKVIPRILESAREIFELDKDIVALEIGEEAVKIVVSGVSKGRRGIIRFIKEDLPSNDDAAIVETIKSVFASQAITPNRIYLIIPRHLVTVRLLRIPSIDDEEIRKIMRIESAKHVPYADEDIVSGYRVAEKTADGYSSVLLAVTRREVVDRLTGIAAKAGSPDVPAVVLSSEALLLWYLRASVGKKAGESVCIVNIDTDHIDINIVEDERLVFTRGIVYGEKAAFTGDKVVSEVRVSAASYRKESDRTVSKIVLTGVQANAAGCREMLERELKVPVELTGQSENIPLGEGIGIDNEETSFAELIGLALFPDGTRINLLPGAVQEEKRLAVSKKNIAVTVVIIFMINAVAVGVVFKKLHDKTLCIYRIESESREISPRVERAAKMVKEMKIIRERMEESPLAIDIVSELVKVTPQGISFSMLEFESKKSLTIRGSAGALADVFSYVNVLELSPYFEKVKVKYANKRASVAGESADFELLCLLSDGKAKGPGDGIKKSK, from the coding sequence ATTAAAGTCATACCGCGAATATTAGAAAGCGCCCGGGAGATCTTTGAGCTTGATAAGGATATCGTCGCGCTCGAGATCGGGGAGGAGGCGGTCAAGATCGTCGTCTCCGGCGTCTCGAAGGGGAGACGCGGGATAATCCGTTTTATAAAGGAGGACCTGCCCTCAAACGACGACGCCGCGATCGTCGAGACCATCAAGTCAGTTTTCGCTTCGCAGGCGATCACCCCGAACAGGATCTACCTTATAATACCGCGCCACCTGGTGACGGTACGGCTCCTCAGGATACCGTCGATAGACGACGAGGAGATACGCAAGATCATGAGGATAGAATCGGCCAAGCACGTGCCGTACGCCGATGAGGATATAGTATCCGGATACAGGGTGGCGGAGAAGACGGCGGACGGCTATTCTTCCGTGCTTCTGGCGGTCACCAGGCGCGAAGTCGTGGACCGTCTCACCGGCATCGCGGCGAAGGCGGGTTCGCCGGATGTGCCGGCGGTGGTGCTCAGCTCGGAGGCGCTCCTGTTGTGGTACCTCAGGGCCTCCGTAGGGAAGAAGGCCGGGGAGAGCGTCTGCATAGTCAATATAGACACAGATCACATCGACATCAACATAGTCGAAGACGAACGCCTCGTCTTCACGCGCGGTATCGTATACGGCGAAAAGGCCGCCTTCACCGGTGATAAGGTGGTCTCGGAGGTCAGGGTTTCGGCGGCGAGTTACAGGAAGGAGTCGGACAGGACCGTTTCGAAGATAGTTCTTACCGGCGTCCAGGCGAATGCCGCCGGATGCAGGGAGATGCTGGAGAGGGAATTGAAGGTGCCCGTCGAATTGACAGGCCAGTCGGAGAATATACCGCTCGGTGAGGGCATCGGCATAGATAACGAGGAGACGTCGTTCGCGGAGCTCATAGGGCTTGCGCTCTTTCCCGACGGGACCAGGATAAACCTTCTTCCGGGCGCCGTGCAGGAAGAGAAGCGTCTCGCCGTGTCGAAAAAGAACATCGCCGTAACGGTCGTGATAATCTTTATGATCAATGCGGTCGCGGTGGGAGTGGTGTTCAAAAAATTGCACGACAAGACGCTTTGCATATACCGCATTGAATCGGAGTCGAGAGAGATATCCCCCCGCGTCGAGCGTGCCGCTAAGATGGTGAAGGAGATGAAGATCATAAGGGAGAGGATGGAGGAGAGCCCCCTAGCCATCGACATCGTGAGCGAACTCGTCAAAGTGACCCCGCAGGGGATATCGTTCAGCATGCTCGAATTCGAAAGCAAAAAATCTCTCACGATCCGGGGGAGCGCCGGCGCGCTGGCCGACGTCTTCAGTTATGTGAACGTCCTGGAACTGTCCCCATATTTTGAAAAGGTCAAGGTGAAGTACGCAAATAAGAGGGCCTCGGTGGCGGGGGAATCCGCCGATTTCGAATTGTTATGCCTCCTATCCGATGGTAAGGCGAAAGGTCCCGGCGATGGTATTAAAAAATCTAAGTAA
- a CDS encoding prepilin-type N-terminal cleavage/methylation domain-containing protein, giving the protein MISRTGKRSGRIKASGGFTLIELALVIVIVLIVIGLASPILKHSTSDLALKDTAFNVSKLSQYGQEKAILERKNFKMVFDFKDMKYQLMEFDTAADPPGYRKMDGKFGRAYRVPPGFSIEGGNGEVVFYPDGRCDEAEIRIKDARGNGYSIKVRGFGPGPEIKAIGDER; this is encoded by the coding sequence ATGATATCACGAACTGGGAAGAGGAGCGGGCGAATTAAGGCCTCCGGCGGGTTCACCCTGATAGAACTTGCGCTTGTCATTGTCATAGTGCTTATAGTGATAGGCCTCGCAAGCCCCATTCTCAAACATAGCACGTCAGACCTTGCCCTTAAAGACACCGCTTTCAATGTCTCGAAATTATCGCAATACGGCCAGGAGAAGGCTATCCTCGAACGGAAAAATTTCAAGATGGTCTTCGACTTCAAGGATATGAAGTATCAGCTGATGGAATTCGACACGGCCGCGGATCCGCCCGGCTATAGAAAGATGGACGGGAAGTTCGGAAGGGCCTACAGGGTGCCTCCGGGGTTTTCCATAGAGGGGGGTAACGGCGAAGTCGTATTTTATCCCGACGGCCGCTGTGATGAGGCCGAGATCAGGATCAAGGACGCCCGCGGCAACGGATATTCGATAAAGGTCAGGGGTTTCGGACCCGGGCCGGAGATCAAGGCGATAGGTGATGAAAGATAA
- a CDS encoding type II secretion system protein N: MHKNMSPEERLLNLIRGKNKKPDVASPDASPDGPSGKTDGGKRAVRPAFGALFKGGPAAIEFFRRNFTRQKLLEPEFLKVVNRYLAVVLAVLSVYFVIELIFVRPYEDMGSTAGEETASARPRSHAPKDLLPAAKDYSRYSGVISGRQIFGPAQGESGQAQAVITSDDISSALGLVGIITGPDPQAIIEDKKDQKTYYLKRGESFNNVTVEEISEGKVVVNYDGRRVTLFL; encoded by the coding sequence ATGCATAAAAATATGTCGCCGGAAGAGCGTCTTCTCAATCTCATAAGAGGAAAGAATAAAAAACCGGACGTTGCATCCCCGGACGCGTCCCCGGACGGGCCTTCCGGAAAGACGGACGGCGGTAAAAGGGCTGTCAGGCCGGCGTTCGGGGCGCTCTTTAAAGGCGGCCCGGCGGCCATCGAATTTTTCAGGCGTAACTTCACCAGGCAGAAGCTGCTGGAGCCGGAGTTCCTGAAGGTCGTCAACCGTTATCTGGCTGTGGTCCTGGCCGTACTCTCCGTCTATTTCGTCATAGAACTTATATTCGTAAGGCCGTATGAGGATATGGGCTCCACCGCAGGGGAAGAGACGGCCTCCGCGAGGCCCCGTTCCCATGCGCCCAAAGACCTCCTGCCGGCGGCAAAAGATTATTCCCGGTATTCCGGTGTCATATCCGGCAGGCAGATATTCGGCCCTGCGCAGGGCGAGTCCGGCCAGGCGCAAGCGGTCATCACCTCCGATGATATATCAAGCGCGCTCGGGCTCGTCGGGATAATCACCGGGCCGGACCCCCAGGCCATCATAGAGGACAAGAAAGACCAGAAGACATATTACCTGAAGAGGGGCGAATCTTTCAATAATGTGACGGTTGAAGAGATATCCGAAGGCAAGGTCGTAGTCAACTACGACGGGAGAAGGGTAACGCTGTTTCTATAG